The following proteins are encoded in a genomic region of Sciurus carolinensis unplaced genomic scaffold, mSciCar1.2, whole genome shotgun sequence:
- the LOC124975865 gene encoding vomeronasal type-1 receptor 4-like: MVSGLVQQASPQAAPCLELEKRFYSIITFQITFYTVLANSCKFFLPVQAFRTLRLGQEGTGRTAASDVAVGIIFLSQIVVGVLGNSFLLLRYLVLYFTGHRVKPTDLILKHLIVANLLTLLCRGVPQTIEAFSLEFSLGDIECKLLSYVHRVGRCMSIGSTSLLSIFQAITIGPRDSSCSELKVKALRNIGTTLHLSCILYMLITIIILMYMTGKWKNTTMTTLKDFGYCSSFHHDTTTVTLFAALLLFPDAVCVGLMLWASSSMVLTLHRHKQRMQHIQKTISPRFSPESRATKTILLLVSTFVSFYTLSCISQVCLTVIYNPNWFLLNRAAIVSGCFPAVSPLLLMSRDSRASRFCFSWIENRKSPVLMMNM, encoded by the exons ATGGTTTCAGGATTGGTACAACAAGCATCTCCACAAGCTGCACCATGCCTAGAGTTAGAGAAAAGGTTCTACTCAATCATCACCTTTCAGATCACTTTCTACACAGTACTAGCAAATTCCTGTAAGTTCTTCCTACCTGTACAAGCTTTCAG GACCCTCAGGCTTGGACAAGAGGGAACTGGCAGGACGGCAGCCAGTGATGTGGCTGTAGGAATCATCTTCCTGTCACAGATTGTGGTTGGAGTTCTGGGCAATTCATTTCTCCTCCTCCGTTACCTGGTACTTTACTTCACTGGGCACAGGGTAAAGCCCACAGACTTGATTCTTAAGCACTTGATTGTGGCCAACTTGCTAACCCTCCTGTGTAGAGGAGTTCCCCAGACTATAGAAGCTTTCAGTTTGGAATTTTCCCTTGGTGATATTGAATGCAAGctgctttcctatgttcacaggGTGGGCAGGTGCATGTCCATTGGCAGCACCTCTCTCCTAAGTATCTTCCAGGCCATCACCATTGGCCCCAGGGACTCCAGCTGCTCAGAGCTTAAAGTGAAAGCTCTCAGGAACATTGGCACCACCCTCCACCTGAGCTGCATACTATACATGCTTATAACTATAATTATTCTTATGTACATgactggaaaatggaaaaacacaaCCATGACAACCCTAAAAGATTTTGGATACTGTTCTAGTTTTCATCATGACACAACCACAGTCACACTGTTTGCAGCATTGCTCTTATTCCCTGATGCTGTGTGTGTGGGCCTCATGCTCTGGGCCAGCAGCTCCATGGTGCTCACCCTGCACAGGCACAAGCAGAGAATGCAGCACATTCAGAAGACCATCTCTCCCAGGTTCtccccagagtccagagccaccAAAACCATCCTCCTCCTGGTGAGCACCTTTGTCTCTTTTTACACACTTTCCTGCATCTCTCAGGTTTGTTTGACTGTTATTTATAATCCCAACTGGTTCCTGCTGAACAGGGCTGCAATAGTCTCTGGGTGTTTCCCTGCTGTCAGCCCCTTACTGCTCATGAGCAGAGACTCCAGGGCATCCAGGTTCTGTTTTTCATGGATAGAGAACAGGAAATCCCCTGTTCTGATGATGAACATGTGA